The window CCAGGCCACCGGCAACCCTGCTCTGGCATTTCTGCTGGCCGGCCTTGCCGGGACTGCTGCTGTGGCCATTCACGGTATTGTCTGTCTCTGGTTTCGTGGTAATCAGGTCGTCTCCGGGCTGGCGTTGACTATTCTTGGTGTGGGCTTTGCCAATTATCTTGGAACTTCGCTCGTCGGTCAGTCGGCGCCGGGTTTTTCGAAGATGCCCATTCCACTGCTTTCAGATATTCCGGCTATCGGCCCCATCTTTTTCAACCATGACCCGCTAGTGTATCTCACCTATCTGATACCCCCCTGTATGTGGCTGTTTCTCAACTTTACCCGGTTTGGTCTCGGTCTCCGTGCTGCTGGAGAATATCCGGCGGCGGCCACTGCAGCGGGTCTTAATGTCCAAGGGTACCGCTGGGTTGGTATCCTGGTGGGCGGCTTTTTCATGGGACTTGGCGGTGCCTATCTCTCTCTGGCCTATACGCATCTTTGGACCAACAATCTTACGGGAGGGCGGGGCTGGATTGCCGTGGCGCTGGTGATTTTTGCATTCTGGCGACCGGGAAGAGCAGTATTTGGTGCGTATCTGTTTGGTGGTATTATGGCTCTGCAATTGCGTATGCAGGCACAGGGAACGGCGGTACCATCATCGCTGCTGCTTATGTTGCCATATGCGTTGACAATTCTGGTGCTGGTTTTTTCCTCCTGGCGGCGCGGGGTATCTGATGCACCTGCCGCACTGGGAACCAATGTGGAACCTGCGGATTGATGTAAATTGCACATGGAGCTGTTTTAGTAACAGATATTGACAAGAAAAAGGTTGATCAACGGACGCCTGATATTTATCAATTATCTGCGATACATGCTCAATTGTATTTGTGTTGTCTAATAAAGGACAAAGGAATAACCAATAAGCTGTCTGCCGGGGTTCTGGCGGAACCCGGCGGCAATGAACAACGAGGGAAAAATGGCATCGAATGATCAGTATAAGAAAACATATCCGATTAGTTGGGAGCAATTGCATCGTGATTCCAAGGCATTGGCCTGGCGGCTTCTCGATCGTGATTATTTCAAGGGCATCATAGCAATTACCCGTGGCGGTATGGTTCCTGCGGCGATTATTGCCCGTGAACTTGACATTCATCTGGTGGATACCATTTGCATCTCAAGCTATGACTGGAAAGACAAAAAGGGTGATGCAGAGATGCTCAAGCGTTTTGAAGGAGATGGTGAGGGCTGGCTGCTGGTGGATGACCTCGTCGATACCGGACGTACCGCCAAGGTTGTAAGGGAAATGGTACCCAAGGCTCATTTTGCCACGATCTACGCCAAGCCTGCCGGTCGCCCGCTGGTGGACACCTATGTTACCGAAGTGAGCCAGGATACCTGGATTCTCTTTCCCTGGGATACCGAATCTCAATTTTCAACACCCCTCGTTGGCAGGGAGCGAGAGTAATAATGGCGCAGTCAGCTTTGCCGCATATACGCCTTGAGAACATCTCCAAATCTTTCGGAGATGTCCAGGCAAACAAAGATGTGAATCTTGAGATCGTTCCGGGCAAAGTATTGGCCCTGCTCGGTGAGAACGGGGCAGGCAAATCTACCCTGATGTCCATTCTGGCCGGTCAGCTGCAACCCACCTCAGGTACCATTTATCTGGACGATGAAGCAGTGGCTTTTTCCTCGACAGAAAAGGCCATTGAGGCGGGCATCGGTATGGTCTATCAGCACTTTAAGCTGGTGGAGGCCATGACGGTTGCGGAAAATATTTTCCTGGGACAGCGTTCAGGGTTCTGGATGCGCTCCCGCACCATGCGTAAGGAAGTGCAGAAGCTGGCTGATCTGTACGGCATGAAGATTGACCCTGCGGCTCTGGTATGTGATCTCTCAATGGGGGAAAAGCAGCAGGTGGAGATATTGAAACTGCTGCACAGGAAATCGAATATCCTCATCTTTGACGAGCCCACTGCGGTGCTTACACCTTCGGAAGCTGAGACTCTTTTTACAACCATGCGGGTTATGGTGCAGGAGGGCAAAGCCATTGTCTTTATCAGCCATAAGTTGGAAGAGGTTATGGCTGTTGCCGATTATATCGCCATATTGCGGAGGGGAGAAATAGTCGACCGTGTAGCGACCCTGGATGTCTCTTCGACTGTGGAACTGGCCGAGAGAATGGTTGGTCGTGAGGTTCTGCTTGAGGTGAATCGTGAGCCAATGGCACCCCGGCAGATCGTACTCAAGGTTGAAAACCTTGCAGAGGACCGCCTGAAGTCGGTGAGTCTCGAGCTTCGTAAGGGCGAAATTCTCGGTATCGTGGGCGTCGCCGGGAACGGTCAGAAACCGCTGGTTGAGGCAATCTGTGGTCTGCGCAGGCCGAAACAGGGCTCTGTGCGGATTCTTGGTAAAGATTGGGCTGAATTTTTCAGCTCAAGAAGCTGGGATCATGCGCTCAGCTATATTCCTGAAGATCGTCAGGGGTTGGCGACCTGCCAGGGGCTTGATCTGCTCGACAATTTTTTGCTCACCACACGTGGCGGCTTTGTAAAAGGTCCATGGCTGCAAAAGGAGAAAGCGCGAGAGAAGGCTGAGCACCTGATGAAGGAATTTGATATTCGCCCTCCGAATCTGGAATCTCTTGCCTGGCAGCTTTCCGGTGGCAATCTGCAGAAGATGGTTCTGGCCCGTGAATTTTACCGCAAACCGCGACTGATTGTTGCCGAACAACCGACCCAGGGGCTAGATATTGCTGCCGCAGAAGATGTCTGGAATCTCCTGCTGAAGGCCCGTGAACAGGCAGGTATTATGCTGGTGACGGGAGATCTGCCCGAGGCCCTGGCCCTTTCGGATCGTATTGCCGTGATGTACAACGGCGCAATTGTTGACTGCTTTTCTCGTGAAGATGAAGAGAAGGTAGCAGTAATTCCTCAAATGATGGCTGGCCTGAGTATATGAAAGTATAGCCCGGATTTCTTAT of the Desulfosediminicola ganghwensis genome contains:
- a CDS encoding ABC transporter ATP-binding protein; the protein is MAQSALPHIRLENISKSFGDVQANKDVNLEIVPGKVLALLGENGAGKSTLMSILAGQLQPTSGTIYLDDEAVAFSSTEKAIEAGIGMVYQHFKLVEAMTVAENIFLGQRSGFWMRSRTMRKEVQKLADLYGMKIDPAALVCDLSMGEKQQVEILKLLHRKSNILIFDEPTAVLTPSEAETLFTTMRVMVQEGKAIVFISHKLEEVMAVADYIAILRRGEIVDRVATLDVSSTVELAERMVGREVLLEVNREPMAPRQIVLKVENLAEDRLKSVSLELRKGEILGIVGVAGNGQKPLVEAICGLRRPKQGSVRILGKDWAEFFSSRSWDHALSYIPEDRQGLATCQGLDLLDNFLLTTRGGFVKGPWLQKEKAREKAEHLMKEFDIRPPNLESLAWQLSGGNLQKMVLAREFYRKPRLIVAEQPTQGLDIAAAEDVWNLLLKAREQAGIMLVTGDLPEALALSDRIAVMYNGAIVDCFSREDEEKVAVIPQMMAGLSI
- a CDS encoding ABC transporter permease, with translation MTVEMLIPLLAATVQSGTPILYATLGAIFNEKSGVLNLGVEGVMIIGALAGFVAAQATGNPALAFLLAGLAGTAAVAIHGIVCLWFRGNQVVSGLALTILGVGFANYLGTSLVGQSAPGFSKMPIPLLSDIPAIGPIFFNHDPLVYLTYLIPPCMWLFLNFTRFGLGLRAAGEYPAAATAAGLNVQGYRWVGILVGGFFMGLGGAYLSLAYTHLWTNNLTGGRGWIAVALVIFAFWRPGRAVFGAYLFGGIMALQLRMQAQGTAVPSSLLLMLPYALTILVLVFSSWRRGVSDAPAALGTNVEPAD
- the gpt gene encoding xanthine phosphoribosyltransferase — protein: MASNDQYKKTYPISWEQLHRDSKALAWRLLDRDYFKGIIAITRGGMVPAAIIARELDIHLVDTICISSYDWKDKKGDAEMLKRFEGDGEGWLLVDDLVDTGRTAKVVREMVPKAHFATIYAKPAGRPLVDTYVTEVSQDTWILFPWDTESQFSTPLVGRERE